One Chryseobacterium sp. StRB126 genomic region harbors:
- a CDS encoding TonB-dependent receptor: protein MKLINKSILTAVITLSTASVYYAQEVQDSAKAKSKDIEEVILRGVTDIAKDRKTPVAVSTIKAAQILERQGNQELVELLNTTPSIYATKGGGGFGDSQLTIRGFETRNIAVMVNGMPVNDMETGAVYMSNWTGLSDVTSTMQVQRGLGSSKLAIASVGGTMNFLTRSADMKQGGAIRLGIGNNDFLKTSFAYNTGKSENGWAASFLMARQAGGTYVQNTDYESYTYFFALGYQPNKKHNVQFMITSSPQWHDQRSFAPTIGNYIKYNPDHDGSPYRPYNADYGYRTIDGQRTPIANAMNYYAKPVIMVNWDWTMSEKSTLSTVAYMSNGRGGGARNLGAVGGQGMSGFVDNTDGHYNYDAIFAANGAVTPTLGAARNTLVRTSSVNSHNWYGILMNFQHKINDNWNFSVGTDDRYYYGYHYQVLSDLYGAKGYTDDTNKNLPTNNIVSNTYDYKKLTWNPFGGSNAPLQDRVSFSNDGEVLWYSGFGQVEYSTEKLTAYVQGSVSNQAYQRIDDFIKPGSTQQGQTVDRKTGFKNLFGFNIKGGANYNINNNHNVFANVGYYSKQPLMSSVYPSNQQVVNPTLTNEKIFSVELGYGFKTSNFNAKVNLYRTEWKDRWFRRSNVIFDNNVRGYSEISGITQLHQGAEFEANYRLNKFIEFQGMFSWGDYQFKGNATGANFQDDNTPIATNGKNTSTLYLDKVKVGGTNNNSIPQTTASLGFTATPVTDLKIYGNWQYVGKLYSTVNMTDFLTPDKTALQLPDFNLFNVGASYKLKLKNPNQYFTLGVNVNNLFDITYIQDGVTNIKTTDLVNPTAKPGAADYGVTYEQAGRVYKGIADGNRVFFGFGRTWSTTLSFNF, encoded by the coding sequence ATGAAATTAATCAACAAATCGATTCTAACTGCTGTAATTACATTATCAACAGCTAGCGTCTATTACGCTCAAGAAGTTCAGGATTCAGCGAAAGCTAAATCTAAAGACATTGAGGAGGTAATCCTAAGAGGTGTTACAGATATCGCTAAAGATAGAAAGACACCGGTAGCAGTTTCTACTATTAAAGCTGCACAGATTCTTGAAAGACAAGGTAACCAGGAGCTTGTAGAATTATTGAACACAACACCATCAATATATGCAACAAAAGGTGGTGGTGGTTTTGGGGATTCACAACTTACTATTCGTGGTTTTGAAACCAGAAACATTGCCGTAATGGTAAACGGTATGCCAGTAAATGATATGGAAACAGGTGCTGTGTACATGTCAAACTGGACAGGTTTATCAGATGTAACAAGTACTATGCAGGTACAAAGAGGACTTGGTTCTTCCAAATTAGCAATTGCTTCTGTAGGAGGAACAATGAACTTCCTTACCCGTTCTGCAGATATGAAACAAGGTGGAGCTATAAGATTAGGTATTGGTAATAATGATTTCTTAAAAACATCTTTCGCTTATAACACAGGTAAATCTGAAAACGGATGGGCTGCTTCATTCTTAATGGCAAGACAGGCAGGAGGTACATACGTACAAAATACAGATTACGAATCATATACTTATTTCTTTGCATTAGGATATCAGCCAAACAAGAAGCATAACGTACAGTTTATGATCACTTCTTCTCCACAATGGCATGACCAAAGATCTTTCGCTCCAACAATTGGTAATTATATCAAATATAATCCTGATCATGATGGTTCACCATATAGACCATACAATGCCGACTATGGTTACCGTACAATAGACGGGCAAAGAACTCCAATAGCAAATGCTATGAACTATTATGCCAAGCCTGTAATAATGGTAAACTGGGACTGGACAATGAGTGAAAAATCTACTTTAAGTACAGTAGCTTACATGTCTAACGGACGTGGTGGTGGAGCAAGAAACCTTGGTGCTGTTGGTGGACAGGGAATGAGTGGCTTTGTTGATAATACAGACGGACATTATAACTATGATGCAATCTTTGCTGCTAACGGAGCTGTAACCCCTACTCTTGGTGCTGCAAGAAATACACTAGTACGTACTTCAAGTGTGAACTCTCACAACTGGTATGGTATCTTGATGAACTTCCAACACAAAATCAACGATAACTGGAATTTCTCTGTAGGAACAGATGATAGATATTACTATGGATATCACTATCAGGTGCTTTCTGATCTATACGGAGCAAAAGGATATACAGATGACACCAACAAGAACTTACCAACAAACAATATTGTTAGTAATACATATGACTACAAAAAACTAACATGGAATCCTTTCGGTGGATCAAATGCACCACTACAAGATAGAGTTTCATTCAGTAATGATGGTGAGGTTCTTTGGTACAGTGGTTTCGGACAGGTAGAATATTCTACTGAAAAGTTAACGGCTTATGTACAAGGATCAGTATCTAACCAGGCTTACCAGAGAATTGATGACTTTATAAAACCGGGATCAACTCAACAAGGTCAAACTGTTGACAGAAAGACAGGATTTAAAAACCTTTTCGGATTTAATATTAAAGGGGGGGCCAACTATAACATCAACAACAATCATAACGTGTTTGCTAATGTTGGATATTATAGTAAGCAACCTTTAATGAGCTCTGTATATCCAAGTAACCAGCAAGTAGTAAACCCTACTTTAACTAATGAGAAAATTTTCTCTGTGGAACTAGGTTATGGATTCAAAACATCTAACTTCAACGCTAAAGTTAACTTATATAGAACTGAGTGGAAAGACAGATGGTTCAGAAGAAGCAATGTAATTTTCGACAACAATGTTAGAGGATACTCGGAAATCAGTGGAATTACCCAACTTCACCAAGGAGCAGAATTTGAAGCGAACTACAGACTAAACAAATTCATAGAATTCCAAGGTATGTTCTCTTGGGGAGATTATCAATTCAAAGGAAATGCTACAGGTGCTAACTTCCAGGATGACAATACCCCAATTGCAACAAATGGGAAAAATACATCTACACTTTATCTAGATAAAGTAAAAGTGGGAGGTACAAACAACAACAGTATCCCACAAACTACGGCTTCATTAGGCTTTACAGCAACTCCTGTTACAGACCTTAAAATATATGGTAACTGGCAATATGTAGGAAAACTTTACTCTACTGTTAATATGACAGATTTCCTTACTCCTGATAAAACAGCTTTACAATTACCTGATTTCAATTTATTTAACGTAGGGGCATCTTACAAACTTAAATTGAAAAACCCAAATCAATATTTTACTCTTGGTGTTAACGTAAACAACCTGTTTGATATTACTTATATCCAGGATGGTGTAACAAATATCAAAACAACGGATCTAGTAAATCCAACAGCTAAGCCGGGAGCAGCTGATTATGGTGTTACTTATGAACAAGCTGGAAGAGTTTATAAAGGTATTGCAGATGGAAACAGAGTATTCTTCGGATTCGGAAGAACTTGGTCTACAACCTTATCTTTCAACTTCTAA
- a CDS encoding aspartate-semialdehyde dehydrogenase: protein MKVAVVGSTGMVGEVMLKVLEERNFPVTELIPVASEKSVGKKVKYKQKEFTIVSMKDAIAAKPDIAIFSAGGSTSLEFAPLFAEAGVTVIDNSSAWRMDPDKKLVVPEINADVLTKEDKIIANPNCSTIQLVMVLGPLNKKYDLKRVVVSTYQSVTGTGKAAVDQLNGEINGDDSAAKVYPYQIFKNALPHCDVFADDDYTKEEIKLMKEPKKILGDDTFNLTATAVRVPVQGGHSESVNIEFENEFELDEVRKILSETPGVVVMDDVKNNHYPMPLYSEGKDEVFVGRIRRDLSQPKTLNLWIVADNLRKGAATNAVQIAEYLVANNLV from the coding sequence ATGAAAGTAGCTGTAGTAGGTTCAACAGGAATGGTTGGAGAAGTTATGCTGAAAGTTTTGGAAGAAAGGAACTTCCCTGTAACAGAATTAATTCCGGTAGCTTCCGAAAAATCTGTAGGTAAAAAGGTGAAGTATAAACAGAAGGAATTTACGATTGTAAGCATGAAAGACGCTATAGCTGCCAAACCGGACATTGCTATCTTTTCTGCCGGAGGTTCTACTTCTCTGGAATTTGCCCCCTTATTTGCAGAAGCTGGAGTAACAGTTATTGACAACTCTTCAGCATGGAGAATGGATCCTGATAAAAAATTAGTCGTTCCTGAAATTAATGCAGATGTACTGACTAAAGAAGACAAGATCATTGCAAATCCGAACTGTTCTACCATTCAGTTGGTAATGGTTTTAGGACCTTTGAACAAAAAATATGATTTAAAAAGAGTAGTTGTTTCTACTTACCAATCTGTAACAGGTACAGGGAAAGCTGCTGTTGACCAATTAAACGGAGAAATCAACGGGGATGATTCTGCTGCTAAAGTATATCCATATCAGATCTTCAAGAACGCATTGCCTCATTGTGATGTATTTGCTGATGATGATTATACTAAAGAAGAAATTAAATTAATGAAAGAGCCTAAGAAAATTCTGGGTGACGATACATTCAATTTAACAGCTACTGCAGTAAGAGTTCCGGTTCAGGGAGGTCACTCAGAAAGTGTAAACATCGAATTTGAAAACGAATTTGAGTTAGATGAAGTAAGAAAAATTTTATCTGAAACTCCTGGCGTAGTCGTAATGGATGATGTAAAAAACAACCACTACCCGATGCCGCTGTATTCAGAAGGAAAAGATGAAGTCTTTGTAGGAAGAATAAGACGAGACCTGTCTCAGCCGAAAACGCTCAACCTTTGGATTGTAGCAGACAATCTGAGGAAAGGAGCAGCAACAAACGCTGTACAAATTGCAGAATACCTTGTAGCAAATAACTTAGTATAA
- a CDS encoding cation diffusion facilitator family transporter: MSTHKEKIGFQKIIAAFGVILFVGKIIAWKLTNSDAVFSDAMESIVNVISAFMGLYSLHLAAKPKDEDHPYGHGKVEFVTSGIEGALISIAGLMIIYEGINSLIIGKTLSKIDLGIWIILATAIINYLLGYISIKKGERENSLVLISSGKHLQSDTITTLGVVASLVIVYFTKIYWLDSVVALIFGLYIIFVGYKIVRKSLSGIMDEQDPEILHQVIRILEANRHTEWIDVHNMKIQQFGASLHIDAHITLPWYYDLRDAHNEMEKVIILLANNIKRSIEFNFHMDDCKPISCPVCQIENCPVRQKNFIKRVEWTAENVTRVDKHSLE; encoded by the coding sequence ATGAGTACCCACAAAGAAAAAATAGGATTCCAGAAAATCATTGCAGCATTTGGAGTTATTCTTTTTGTAGGAAAGATTATTGCATGGAAGCTTACCAATTCCGATGCTGTGTTCTCCGATGCCATGGAAAGCATTGTGAATGTCATCAGTGCATTTATGGGATTGTATTCACTTCATCTCGCAGCAAAACCAAAGGATGAAGACCATCCTTACGGTCATGGAAAGGTTGAATTTGTTACTTCCGGTATTGAAGGTGCTTTAATTTCCATTGCCGGGTTAATGATTATTTATGAAGGTATAAACAGTCTTATTATAGGAAAAACCCTAAGCAAAATTGATTTAGGAATCTGGATCATTCTGGCCACGGCTATTATCAATTATCTGTTGGGCTATATTTCCATAAAGAAAGGGGAAAGAGAGAACTCCCTTGTTCTTATTTCCTCCGGAAAGCACCTTCAGTCTGATACCATCACAACCCTTGGAGTAGTCGCCAGTTTAGTGATTGTTTATTTCACCAAAATTTATTGGCTGGATTCTGTTGTTGCCTTGATATTTGGGCTTTATATCATATTCGTAGGCTATAAAATTGTAAGAAAATCATTAAGCGGTATCATGGACGAACAGGATCCGGAAATACTGCATCAGGTCATCAGAATCCTTGAAGCAAACAGGCATACAGAGTGGATTGATGTTCACAATATGAAAATTCAACAGTTTGGAGCATCTCTGCATATTGATGCCCACATCACCCTACCCTGGTATTATGATCTTCGGGATGCCCATAACGAAATGGAAAAAGTTATCATCCTTTTGGCTAACAATATCAAAAGAAGCATTGAATTCAATTTTCATATGGATGACTGCAAACCCATTTCATGTCCGGTATGTCAGATAGAAAACTGCCCTGTTCGTCAAAAGAACTTCATAAAAAGAGTGGAATGGACCGCAGAAAATGTAACAAGGGTGGATAAACATTCTCTAGAATAG
- a CDS encoding exosortase F system-associated membrane protein, which produces MKILSWLLVILGICGLIGVRMVENKMFYDPFLDYFHEGNKNISFPAFEWGKLMGGHVLRFVLNLFFSCLIIQGLFKNKRWTMQGALMMVIVFAIAFPIYLFCIQNKFEIGYLFSFYMRRFVIQPLIILLIVPMFYYRKQMERR; this is translated from the coding sequence ATGAAAATTCTTAGCTGGCTTCTTGTTATTTTAGGAATCTGCGGTCTGATAGGAGTCAGAATGGTGGAAAATAAGATGTTTTATGATCCTTTTCTGGATTATTTTCATGAGGGTAATAAAAACATTAGTTTTCCTGCGTTTGAGTGGGGAAAATTAATGGGTGGGCATGTGCTTAGATTTGTCCTTAACCTCTTTTTTTCCTGTCTGATTATTCAGGGATTATTTAAAAATAAACGGTGGACGATGCAAGGGGCTTTAATGATGGTTATCGTTTTCGCGATTGCGTTTCCTATTTATCTGTTTTGTATTCAAAATAAATTCGAAATAGGGTATCTCTTTTCTTTTTATATGCGAAGGTTTGTGATTCAGCCTTTAATCATACTTCTGATCGTTCCGATGTTTTATTACAGGAAACAGATGGAAAGAAGATAA
- the xrtF gene encoding exosortase family protein XrtF, whose protein sequence is MLKDFKPVLGILLRFIMIYLVLLFAYQFYLNSNKDSGLDPFSTIIANQVNAVQNVLGYPSQLYNDVSNEQVWFYVKKQYVTRMVEGCNAISVMILFVSFIFAFYKGSKTFVFVLAGLVLLYIMNLLRIVGLNIVMAEHKEYGKMFHDFVFPAAIYGSVVLLWLIWIKFFALKHENS, encoded by the coding sequence ATGTTAAAGGACTTTAAGCCGGTGTTAGGAATTTTACTGCGCTTCATCATGATCTATCTGGTGTTGCTTTTTGCGTATCAATTTTACCTGAATTCGAATAAGGATTCCGGTTTGGATCCTTTTTCTACAATTATTGCCAACCAGGTAAATGCGGTACAAAATGTTTTAGGCTATCCCTCTCAACTTTACAACGATGTGAGTAACGAACAGGTGTGGTTTTATGTAAAGAAGCAATATGTAACAAGAATGGTGGAAGGGTGTAATGCTATTTCTGTCATGATCTTGTTTGTGTCCTTTATTTTTGCTTTTTATAAAGGTTCCAAGACCTTTGTTTTTGTTTTGGCAGGACTGGTTTTATTGTATATTATGAATCTTTTACGGATTGTAGGATTGAATATTGTAATGGCAGAGCACAAAGAATATGGTAAAATGTTCCATGATTTTGTTTTCCCGGCAGCTATTTACGGCAGCGTTGTTTTACTTTGGTTAATCTGGATTAAATTCTTTGCTTTAAAACATGAAAATTCTTAG
- a CDS encoding aminoglycoside phosphotransferase family protein has translation MTSENANRFFESQLGKKSTEFITLAQSGSARVNFLAITDTEKYIITYNENLPENESFLYYSELFSALNLNTPAILAISEDRKMYVQEFLGAKTLSEVITKEHVSPHVKSLVKQTLEKLFRLQIQTQDKIDFSKTFEYEIYDELPVIHDLYYFKNFVADVLELEYNKSTLLKEFKKIAALVENLEPKGIMIRDFQARNIMVNEKDEVSFIDYQSAMKGPLMYDVISFLFQAKANFPESFKNEMLDFYIQLFEDQKTQLQLKDSVKPIQMMRFLQVLGAYGFRGLIQRKQHFIASLEKGIQNITEFASSWENMKNYPELSKVIEQLSSSKTEQKIKEILNLNH, from the coding sequence ATGACTTCTGAAAACGCAAATCGATTTTTTGAAAGCCAATTAGGCAAAAAATCCACTGAATTCATCACATTAGCTCAAAGCGGTTCTGCTAGGGTCAACTTTCTGGCCATAACCGATACTGAAAAATACATCATCACCTACAATGAGAACCTTCCGGAAAATGAAAGTTTTCTTTATTATTCCGAGCTATTTTCTGCACTTAACCTGAATACACCTGCCATTCTTGCGATCTCAGAAGACAGGAAAATGTATGTACAGGAATTTTTAGGGGCAAAAACTTTATCGGAGGTAATTACAAAAGAACATGTATCACCTCACGTAAAATCTTTGGTAAAGCAAACCCTTGAAAAACTTTTCAGATTACAGATCCAGACACAGGATAAAATTGATTTTTCCAAAACATTTGAATACGAAATTTATGATGAACTTCCGGTGATTCATGATCTGTATTATTTTAAAAACTTTGTGGCTGATGTTCTGGAGCTGGAATATAATAAATCTACCTTACTGAAAGAATTTAAAAAAATTGCAGCATTGGTAGAGAACCTTGAACCTAAAGGTATCATGATTCGGGATTTTCAGGCCAGAAACATCATGGTTAATGAAAAAGATGAAGTTTCATTTATTGATTATCAATCGGCAATGAAAGGCCCTTTGATGTACGATGTCATTTCATTTCTGTTTCAAGCCAAAGCCAATTTCCCTGAAAGCTTTAAAAATGAAATGCTGGATTTTTACATCCAACTCTTTGAAGATCAAAAAACTCAGCTTCAACTAAAAGATTCAGTTAAGCCAATACAGATGATGAGATTCCTTCAAGTCTTAGGAGCATACGGCTTTAGGGGATTAATTCAAAGGAAGCAACATTTTATAGCAAGCCTTGAAAAGGGAATCCAAAATATCACAGAATTTGCCTCATCCTGGGAGAATATGAAAAACTATCCGGAGCTTAGCAAAGTCATAGAACAGTTGTCTTCTTCTAAAACAGAACAGAAGATTAAAGAAATATTAAATTTGAACCATTAA
- a CDS encoding GxxExxY protein — translation MTKKEITQLSSEITGFAIKVHKILGPGLLESVYEECLKIELLKNGYNVQQQLVTSINYEGVEIETNLIVDLLVNDTLIIELKAVEELLPIHEAQLLTYMKVLKKPQGLLINFFTNNITKSLKPFINEYFRELPD, via the coding sequence ATGACCAAAAAAGAAATTACACAGCTATCATCTGAAATTACTGGCTTTGCTATTAAAGTCCATAAAATTCTTGGTCCGGGTCTTCTTGAAAGCGTTTATGAAGAATGTTTAAAAATTGAGCTCCTTAAAAATGGTTATAATGTTCAACAACAATTAGTAACCTCTATTAATTATGAAGGAGTTGAAATTGAAACAAACCTTATTGTAGATTTGCTTGTTAATGATACTCTTATTATAGAATTAAAAGCTGTAGAAGAGTTACTACCGATTCATGAAGCCCAACTACTCACTTATATGAAAGTTCTTAAAAAGCCACAAGGATTATTAATTAACTTTTTCACCAACAACATTACAAAGTCATTAAAACCATTTATCAATGAATATTTCAGGGAACTTCCTGACTAA
- a CDS encoding RNase adapter RapZ, whose amino-acid sequence MLHIDIHSFSYKKGGIPKDNSGNGGGFAFDCRGILNPGRVEEYKTQTGNDIGVQEYLETQTEMPKFLELIKSLVSINIDNYLERGFENLQINFGCTGGQHRSVYSAIKIAEFIREKYPNGTLITIHHDEQPQLNQ is encoded by the coding sequence ATGCTACACATAGACATACACAGTTTTTCGTATAAAAAAGGAGGAATCCCTAAAGACAATTCAGGAAACGGAGGAGGTTTTGCTTTTGACTGCAGAGGAATTTTAAATCCCGGAAGAGTTGAAGAATATAAAACTCAAACCGGAAATGACATCGGCGTTCAGGAATATCTAGAAACCCAAACTGAAATGCCAAAGTTCTTAGAGCTCATAAAATCTCTTGTATCTATCAATATTGACAATTACCTGGAAAGAGGATTTGAAAACCTTCAGATCAATTTCGGATGTACTGGCGGGCAGCACAGATCTGTTTATTCTGCGATAAAAATCGCTGAATTCATCAGAGAAAAATACCCTAACGGAACTCTGATAACGATTCATCACGACGAACAACCACAACTGAATCAATAA
- a CDS encoding nucleotidyltransferase family protein, translating into MKALIFAAGKGTRLKPFTNHHPKALAKVNDIPLLERNINYLKSYGIKDFVINIHHFGDQIVDFLNKNDNFGCKIEISDETNELLETGGGLIFARRFLDHGEDFLILNADILTDLNINELVEYHKKIKDFATLAVSDRESSRKLLFNDDMVLRGWLNVQTGEQRLAEFNKGFKAFAFSGVHCINPVIFGKIKRKGKFSVMEEYLDLMQTEHIHGFLHDSILIDVGRPESVIEAEKHFK; encoded by the coding sequence ATGAAGGCTCTTATTTTCGCTGCCGGAAAAGGCACCAGGCTTAAACCATTTACAAACCATCACCCTAAAGCCTTGGCTAAGGTAAATGATATTCCCCTTCTGGAGAGAAATATCAATTATCTTAAAAGCTACGGAATAAAGGATTTTGTGATTAATATTCATCATTTTGGGGATCAGATTGTTGATTTTTTAAATAAAAATGATAACTTCGGCTGTAAGATTGAAATCTCTGATGAGACCAACGAACTATTGGAAACCGGAGGCGGCTTGATTTTTGCCAGAAGATTTCTTGATCATGGAGAAGATTTTTTAATTTTAAATGCTGATATTTTAACTGATCTCAATATTAATGAATTGGTAGAATATCACAAAAAAATAAAAGATTTTGCTACTTTAGCGGTATCGGACCGTGAAAGTTCGAGAAAGCTTCTTTTCAATGATGATATGGTGTTAAGAGGTTGGCTGAATGTACAAACAGGTGAACAGAGGCTTGCTGAATTCAATAAAGGCTTTAAAGCTTTTGCTTTCAGTGGGGTTCACTGTATTAACCCTGTCATCTTTGGAAAAATAAAAAGAAAAGGCAAATTCTCTGTTATGGAAGAATATCTGGATCTGATGCAGACCGAACATATACATGGTTTTCTGCATGACAGCATTCTTATAGATGTTGGAAGACCTGAATCTGTAATAGAAGCCGAAAAACATTTTAAATAA
- a CDS encoding TIGR00730 family Rossman fold protein yields MEMDGIRDESLVNPELDINETKLHNSFRQKTWDETLTKDSWMVFKIMAEFVDGYEKLAKIGPCVSIFGSARLKPENKYYEMAVEIAEKITKLGFGIITGGGPGVMEAGNKGAFNAKGKSIGLNIDLPFEQHFNPYINRSYSMNFDYFFVRKVMFVKYSQGFIVMPGGFGTLDELTEAMTLIQTNKIGKFPIVLVGSEFWGGLLDWFKATLLKEGMIAEDDLELYRVVDSADEAVAHIKAFYDKYSVNVNF; encoded by the coding sequence ATGGAAATGGATGGAATTAGGGATGAAAGCCTGGTAAACCCGGAATTAGATATCAACGAAACAAAGCTACACAACAGTTTCAGACAAAAGACATGGGATGAAACACTTACCAAAGACAGCTGGATGGTCTTCAAAATCATGGCTGAATTTGTAGATGGCTACGAAAAATTGGCCAAAATAGGACCATGTGTATCTATATTCGGTTCAGCACGTCTGAAGCCGGAAAATAAATACTATGAAATGGCGGTGGAAATTGCTGAGAAAATCACCAAACTAGGTTTCGGAATTATTACCGGTGGAGGCCCTGGAGTTATGGAAGCCGGAAATAAAGGAGCTTTCAATGCTAAAGGAAAATCGATAGGACTTAATATTGACCTTCCTTTTGAGCAGCATTTCAATCCTTATATCAACAGGTCCTATTCCATGAACTTCGATTACTTTTTCGTGAGAAAAGTAATGTTTGTAAAATATTCTCAGGGTTTTATTGTAATGCCCGGAGGTTTTGGAACTTTGGATGAACTGACTGAGGCTATGACTTTAATTCAAACCAATAAAATTGGTAAATTCCCGATCGTTTTGGTAGGAAGTGAATTCTGGGGTGGATTATTAGACTGGTTCAAAGCTACCCTACTGAAAGAAGGTATGATTGCAGAAGATGATCTTGAACTTTACAGAGTCGTAGACAGTGCTGATGAAGCGGTAGCACACATTAAGGCTTTCTATGATAAATATTCTGTGAACGTAAACTTTTAA
- a CDS encoding DUF6702 family protein yields the protein MKKLLYISGILTFFVLMSFMYVDFFSSMTKVDYIDGSKTLKFTTKMNTSHISDAIKINPNTAGFEAEVKKYVNNNFDVFVNGAPKTITFTGSQISGETVWVYFETGGVSDISTLKIKNTILLSAFPKQINLVSIAYKGSQKMMNFQRGKEVNEVSF from the coding sequence ATGAAAAAACTTTTATATATATCAGGAATTTTAACATTTTTTGTGTTAATGAGTTTTATGTATGTAGACTTTTTCTCTTCAATGACCAAAGTGGATTATATTGATGGAAGCAAGACATTGAAGTTTACCACAAAAATGAATACAAGCCATATCTCGGACGCTATTAAGATTAATCCTAACACAGCAGGATTTGAAGCTGAAGTGAAAAAATATGTGAACAATAATTTTGATGTATTTGTCAATGGTGCTCCCAAAACAATTACCTTCACGGGAAGTCAGATCAGCGGAGAAACTGTATGGGTATATTTTGAGACCGGAGGGGTTTCGGATATCAGTACCTTAAAAATTAAAAATACAATCCTTTTAAGCGCTTTTCCGAAGCAAATCAACCTGGTGAGTATCGCCTACAAAGGCAGCCAGAAAATGATGAACTTCCAAAGAGGAAAAGAAGTGAATGAGGTTTCTTTTTAA